From the Deltaproteobacteria bacterium genome, the window TGATCCTCAAAAAACTCCCAACCCGTATTAATAAAGCGGGCTTATTGTGGATTACCGTTCAGCAGACCCGAAGTCAGGCGGACAACCGGGAACTGGCCAAATCAAGACTGGGTGAACTGTTACGACAGGCCCTGGAAAAACCCCGTTTAAGAAAGAAAACCCGGATTCCCTGGGGCGTTCAGGAACAACGGATCACTGAAAA encodes:
- the arfB gene encoding aminoacyl-tRNA hydrolase, whose product is MDSETGRIRITDFLSIPEKELIFTASRSGGPGGQNVNKVSTRITLWFDVLKSPSLSEEAKELILKKLPTRINKAGLLWITVQQTRSQADNRELAKSRLGELLRQALEKPRLRKKTRIPWGVQEQRITE